A region of the Nocardia higoensis genome:
CTGGCCGCGCCGTGGTGCGGCCGAATCGAGTTGGTGGACATCGGATTACGTCTGCCACCGGCGCAGCTGGCGGCGCTCTCGCCCGCGCGGGTGGGTGCGCGGTGGCCTGTGCCCGCCGCTACCGACGACAAATACACCCAGGGCGTCACCGGCGTCTGCGCGGGCAGCGCGACCTATCCCGGTGCGGCGGTGCTCTCGGTGGGAGGCGCGGTCGCGGCCACCTCCGGGATGGTGCGCTACGCCGGCAGCGCCACGGCACAAGTACTCGCGCGTTTCCCCGAGACGATCGCCACCGGAGACATCGCCACCACCGGCCGGGTGCAGTCCTGGGTGTTCGGCCCCGGCGCGGGCACCGACGCGGACGCGCGCCGACGGCTGGTCGAGATCCTCGCCACCGAGGTTCCGGTCGTGATCGACGCCGACGGCCTGACCCTGCTCGCGCGCGAACCCGAACTGCTGCGCGGCCGTACCGCACCCACCGTATTGACCCCGCACGCAGGTGAGTTCGCCCGGCTGACCGGACGCGAACCTGGCCCCGACCGCGTCGCCGCGGTCCGTGACCTCGCCGAGCGCTGGGAAGTCACCGTGCTGCTCAAGGGCCGCGCCACCCTGGTCGCCCAGCCGGGACAGCCGGTGCTGGTCAACGAAGCGGGCGGATCCTGGGCAGCGACGGCGGGTGCGGGCGACGTGCTCTCCGGAATCATCGGCGCGCTGCTGGCCGCCGGTCGTGATCCGGCCGAGGCCGCCGCGTCGGCAGCACGGGCCCACGCCCTCGCCGCTGCCCTGGCCGCCCACCAGCACGGCCCGGTCGGCGCGCCGGTCTCCGCCTCCCCACTGCTGGCACACGTGCCCGCCGCGATCGCGAACCTGCGTGCGCTCGCCGAAGGCGCGTCCGCGTGCCCCGAGTGATCAGCGGCGCCGTCGCCGGTGGGCCGTCTTTCGCCCCCGATCGACTGGTGCGGATCGGATCGATCAGGGCCGCAACGAGAATCGTTCGTGATTCTTTTCGGGAACATCCCTGTGACCTGCCTGTTCTCGATCCGGCGAGACGGGGTGCCCATAACTTTCGGGGCAACGAGTGGCAGGATCGGGGGCTGTGAGTGCCCAGGTGGAAACTGTCGTCGATCTCGACGCGATCGCCCATAACGTCCGAGTTCTGCGCGACCATGCCGGTGCCGCGGCACTGATGGCCGTGGTGAAGGCGGATGCCTACAACCACGGAGCGGTGGAGGTGGCACGCACGGCGCTGGCCGCGGGGGCTCGCGAACTGGGTGTGACGACGATTCCGGAGGCGCTGCGGTTGCGCGAGGCGGGGATCACCGCGCCGATCCTGTGCTGGCTGCACACCGAGGACACCGACTACGCCGCGGGAATCGCCGCCGACGTCGAGATCGCCGTGTCGAGCATGGCGCAGCTGCGGGCGGTCGCGGCGGCGGCGCGCACCGTGGGCCGAAGGGCCACGATCACTCTCAAGATCGACACCGGGCTCAATCGCAACGGCATCGCCGAGGCGGAGCTGCCCGCGACCCTGGCGGTGTCGAGCGAACTGGTCGAGGAGAAGGTGGTCCGGCTACGCGGGATGTTCTCCCATCTCGCCCACGCCGACGAACCCAAGCACGCCTTCCTCGACGAACAGCGCGAGCGGTTCGTCGCGGCGATCGCCACCGCCTCGGCGCACGGCCTGCGCCCGGAGGTGACCCATATCGCCAACTCGGCGGCGACCATGACTCGGCCGGATCTGCGCTTCGACATGGTGCGGCCCGGCATCGCCGTCTACGGATTGAGCCCGGTGCCCGAACTCGGCGACTTCGGTCTGCGCCCGGCCATGACGTTTCAAGCCTCGGTCGCGCAGGTGAAGCGGGTCGCCGCGGGCCAGGGTGTTTCCTACGGGCACCAGTGGACCGCCCCGCGCGACACCACCGTGGCGCTGGTGCCCGCCGGGTACGCCGACGGCGTGTTCCGGCTGCTCAGCGGACATTTCGACGTGTGGCTGGGCGGTGCTCGCCGCCCCAATGTGGGCCGGGTCTGCATGGATCAGTTCATCGTCGATCTCGGGGAGAACGAGGCCGGGGTGAAAGAGGGCGACACCGCCGTGCTGTTCGGTGCGGGCGCGGGGGTGCCCAGCGCCCAGGAGTGGGCGGATCGGCTCGGCACCATTCACTACGAGGTGGTCTGCGCGCCACGTGGGCGGGTGAGCCGACGTCACATCGGAGCCGGTTCGTGAAGTGTGTCGAATCGGTTGCCGACCGGTCGGGTGCTGTGCTGGACTCGGAATCAGTCTGCTGAGGGGATGCATCCGATGAGGTCACGACGCTCCGTTGTCGGACGCGGAGGATTGGCCGCCGCCATCATGGTCGGTGCGCTCGCCGGGGCGCACGCGCTGCGCCGGGCGGGTCAGTGGGTGCTGCATTCGCGGCTCCCCGACGACTATGAGAACGAGGATTTCGCCCTGTTCGACAGCGATCCGGCGAGCTGGGTCAGGACCGCCGACGGCGTGCGGCTCGCGGTGCGCACCCACGGGCACGAAAACGCCGCGGCCACCGTCATATTCGTGCACGGCTTCTGCAACACGATGGATTCGTTCCACTTCCAGCGCCGTGACCTGCCCCGACGCTGGGGGCCGGATGTGCGGCTGGTCTTCTTCGACCAGCGCGGGCACGGTCACTCCGGGGTGCCCGCGGCGGGCACCTGCACTGTCGGGCGGTTGGGTCGCGACTTGGGCGCGGTGATCGAGAAGGTCGCGCCGAGCGGGCCGGTGGTGCTGGTGGGCCATTCGCTCGGCGGCATGGCGGTGCTCGCCGCCGCGTCCCGGTTCCCGGAGCTGTTCACCACCCGGATCCGCGCGGTCGCGTTGATCTCCACGACGGCGGCCGAGGTGACCTCGATGGGGGTGACCCAGCTGCTGCGTAATCCGGCGATCGACGGCTTCCGGCTGTTCGCGCACCTCGCCCCCGCGCTCGTGCAGGCAGGACGCACCACCGCGCGGCACGTGATCACCCCGCTGCTGCACGTCACCTCCTTCCACGGCCCGGTCAGTCCGGCGCTGTCGCGATTCACCACCCGGATGATCGACCGCACCTCGATCGACACGATCGTGAAGTTCCTCGATTCCATCCGCCTGCACGACGAATCGGCCGCATTGCCCGCGCTGGCCGACACCCCCGTGCTGGTGCTCGGCGGCAGCAACGACGTGGTGATCCCGTTCGGTCACTCGCGCCTGCTGGCCGAGGCGCTGCCCGACAGCGAACTGGTCCGGGTCCGTGACGCCGCGCACATGCCGCACCTGCAACACCCCGACCAGGTGAACGACGCGCTCGACGACCTGTTGGTTCGCGCCGGGATCTTCGACGAGGACATGCGGCTTCGGCAGGGCAGCTGACCTCGCACGCGCCCGGGCCGGTTCCGCAGGCGGACACGGGGACCGCCGAAGGGCGCCCGAGGACACCGGTAGGCTCGACGCCGGCGGCGACCCACGGCGGGTCGCCCGTGTCGACATCGAGGACGGGAACGGAGAGCAGCCGTGACAGAGCGGCACGAACGCAACCTGCCGACCGTCGCCGATACCGAGGCGCTGGGCCGTGAACTCGCCGCCGATCTCTCGGCGGGCGATCTCGTGGTACTCGACGGTCCCCTCGGCGCGGGTAAGACCGCGCTCACCCGGGGCATCGCCGCGGGGCTCGGCGTACAGGGAAGGGTGAGTTCCCCCACCTTCATCATCGCCCGGCTGCACCGCGCCGGTGCGCGTGCGGGCGCCCCGCCGGTGCCGCTGGTACACGTGGACGCCTACCGGCTCGGCGGCGACCTCGACGAGTTGGACGCGCTGGATCTGGATACCGAACTGCATCAGGCGGTGGTGGTCGTGGAATGGGGGCGCGGCGTGGTCGAGCATCTGAGCGAACGTCATCTGCGGGTGGAACTGCGCAGGGAACCGGATTCGGAGGTGCGTACCGCGGTCTGGGAGTGGATCGGCTGACCGGGCGGGCGCCGCCGAGGACGCCCCGGCTCGCCGGTCTTCCGCCACAGCCCGATGCTGCGCGAAGACGCGAGCTACCACCCGGTATCGTGGGGTCAATCATGCTTGTACTCGCCGTCGACACCGCGACCCCCGCCGTCACCGCGGGACTGGTGGAACTGGGACAGGCCGCGGACGGTTCGGCCGACGCGGCCGGGTCACGCACACTGGCCTCGCGGATCACCGTCGACGCGCGCGCCCACGCCGAGGTACTCACCCCGCAGATCCTCCAATGTCTCGACGAGGCACGACGTTCCAGGACCGATATCGAGGCCGTCGTCGTCGGCATCGGCCCCGGCCCGTTCACCGGGCTGCGCGTGGGGATGGCCACCGCGGCGGCGTTCGGTGACGCGCTCGGCCTCCCGGTGCACGGGGTGTGCAGTCTCGACGCGATCGCCGCCGATGTGGCCGAAGCGGCCGATCTGCCCGCCGCTCGGGAACTTCTGGTGGTCACCGACGCGCGCCGACGCGAGGTGTACTGGGCCCGCTACCGTGACGGAGTTCGCATCGACGGGCCCGGGGTGATCAAGCCCGCCGACCTCGACCACGAAGGCGCCGGTGCGGTCGCGGGATCCGCTTCGCACGTCGACTACTTCGATCTGCCGGTGATCCCGGTGGAGACGCCCTCGCCGGCCGGACTGGTCCGCGTCGCCGCCGACCGGCTGCTCGCGGGTGCGGCGCCCGATCCGTTGACACCGTTGTATCTGCGTAGGCCCGACGCCGTCGAGAAGGCCTTCCGCACGCTCGACCGGACGGGAGCGTGACGGTGACCGAATCACCGGGCGGCGACGCCGACCTCAGCGTTCCCGACCTCAGCGTTCCCGGCATCGCTGCTCCCGATCTCGCTGTTCCCGGCCTCGGCGCCGCGGGCATCAGCATCGTGCCGATGACCGAGGCCGACATCGCGCGTTGTGTCGAGCTCGAGCACCTGCTCTTCCCCGAGGACGATCCCTGGCAGGCGGTGTCCTTCCACTCCGAGCTCGCCGGAGCGCACAACCGCTACATCACCGCCCGCGACAGCACCGGCCGGATGGTTGGGTACGCGGGCATCGCCCTGCTCGGCGACGGCGAACATCCCGAAGCCGAAGTGCACACCATCGGAGTCGATCCCGACTGCCATCGCGGCGGCATCGGCACCCTGCTGCTCAACGCGCTGCTTGCCGAGGCGGGCAAACGCGGCGGCCCGGTGTTCTTGGAGGTGCGTACCGACAACGCGCCGGCCATCGCGCTCTACGCCAAGCACGGATTCCACATCATCGGCTTGCGCAAGAACTACTACCACCCCAGCGGCGCCGACGCCTACACCATGCGCAGGCCGGAACTCACCGCGCAGGGCCGGGAATGGCGCGCGAGCCAGACCGACGAGGTGTTGTCGTGATCGTCATGGGTATCGAATCCTCCTGCGACGAAACCGGGGTGGGCATCGTCCGGCGGCATCCGGACGGCAGTTGCGAACTGCTCGCCGACGAGGTCGCTTCCAGCGTCGATCAGCACGCCCGCTTCGGCGGCGTGGTACCTGAGATCGCCTCACGCGCCCACCTGGAGGCGATCGTGCCCGCGATGCGGCGCGCACTGTCGGCGGCGGGCATAGTCGCGCCGGACGCACTGGCGGTCACCATCGGCCCCGGTCTGGCCGGTGCGCTGCTGGTAGGCGTCGCGGCCGCGAAAGCCTATGCGGCGGCGTGGGATGTGCCGTTCTACGCGCTCAATCATCTCGGCGGCCATGTGGCCGTGGACACCCTCGAACACGGTCCGATGCCACCGTGCGTGGCGCTGCTGGTCTCCGGCGGCCACACCCACCTGCTGCACGTGACCGATCTCGCCGAACCGATCGTCGAACTCGGCAGCACCGTCGACGACGCGGCTGGCGAGGCCTTCGACAAGGTCGCCCGGCTGCTGGGGCTCGGCTTCCCCGGCGGGCCCGCGCTCGACGCGGCCGCGCGCAGCGGCGATCCGCGCGCGATCGCCTTCCCGCGCGGCATGACCGGGCCGCGCGACGCTCGCCACGACTTCTCCTTCTCCGGCCTCAAGACCGCGGTGGCCCGCTATGTCGAAGCCGCGCAGCGCGAGGGCATCACACCCGATCGGCTGCCGATCCCGGATATCGCCGCCTCCTTCCAGGAAGCGGTGGCCGACGTGCTCACCATGAAGGCGGTGCGCGCGGCGCAGGACGTCGGGGTCGACACCCTGGTGCTCGGCGGCGGCGCCACCGCCAATTCCCGGATTCGGTCATTGGCCGAAGAGCGTTGCGCCGCGGCGGGCATCACCCTGCGGGTGCCCAAGCCGCGGCTGTGCACCGACAACGGGGTGATGATCGCCGCGTTGGGCGCGCATGTGATCGCCGGTGGGGCACAGCCTTCGTCGCTCACCGTCGCCAGCGATCCCGGTCTACCGGTGTCGGTCAGCCAGATCTGCTGAACCGCGGTCGTTCGCCCGACCGGTTCTCACGGCGGAGGTGATAGTGAGCCTCGGCCATGAACCTCGGCCAGGGTGTCACCGGTTCAGGTGGAGGCCCGGCGCGATGGGCCGCCGGTCAGGAGGGGATGTGTCCCCCTGCCGGAATGGGTCGATGAGACGTATGCGCTGGAGCACGCTAGGCGATGCGCTGTTCGCCGGTGGAGCTGTCCGCGGCCGAACCGGATTCGGCGGGCGGGAAGGGGAATCGGGTCCTGGCGGGGGACTGGGGCGGTGTGCTCGGCGCAGGCGAGGTGATCGTGGGCGGGGTGGTGGGACCTTGCCGTTCCGGCTCCTGGGACGCCGGGCCCTGTTCGGGCGCTTGCTGATCCAGCAGGTCGCCCAGCAGTTCGGGGAACGGGATCGGGGGCAGGTTCGGATCGGGCCGCAGCGTCGGCGGGGTGCTGGGCACGAGGGATCCGGTGGGGTCCGGCGTGATCGCGTCCGGGGTGGTTGTCTGCGGTGTCGTCGGGCTTTCGGGGACGACTCCGGGCGCGGGGCCGACGGCCGTTGCGCCGGTCGGCGGCCGGGTGGCGTTCGGCTCGGCGAGGGTCGGTGTGGCCGTGGTCGTCGGGGTGGCGGGCAGGCGGGCGCTGCTGGTGGTGCCGGCCGGGGAGACCTCGTTGTCGGCGGTCGGCACGAGAGTCTTGATGCCGTAGCCGATGATCAGGCCCACCACCACGACGGCACACGCGAGCACGCCCGCCACCTTGGTGAACGTGCTCGCCGAGGACTCCGTGCCGATCTGACCGACCGGAGCCGCCGTCGGCTGCGCGGCGTCGGCGACGAGCGCCGCGCCCTTGGCGATCACGGCTTCCGGATCGTCCACGGTGATCACCGGGAGTTCGAGCTTGCGTCCCAGGGTGTGCGCCAGCGACGGGATGTTGGCGCCGCCGCCGACGAGGGCCACCGCCTCCGGCGCGCGCGCCGAGCGTGCGAAGGCCGCGGCGACGTAGGCCGCGGTGTCGGCGAGCAGGCCGCCGATGAGCACCTCGAAGTCGGCCCTGGTGAGCTTGAGCGGACGGCCCGCCACATGGTCGATCGTGACGGCGGGCGCCACCGACAGATGCTCTTTGGCGGCACGTCCGCGATTGATCAGCATGGCCCGGTTCGGACGGGTGCCGCGGCGGGCGAAGTGCAGGTCGACCAGGTGGTGGTAGATGAGTTCGTCGATGGCGGTGCCGCTGATCGCGTGGGTGCGCTGGGAGTGCAGCACGGTGTCGTCGGCCTGTTCGGCGACGGTCACGCTCATGCCGGTGGCGCCGAGGTCGACCAGGGCGATGGTGTCGTAGCGATCGGTCAGGCCGGTGTGGCGCAGGTAGATCAGCGCCGCCTTCGCCTCGGGGACGAGTTCGAGTTCCCGTCGCCTACCGATGGCCGAACGGATGACCTGGGCCTGCTCTTTGCTGCGGTAGGCGACCGCGACGCTGGTCGGCGGCTGCGCGGGCGCGGGCGTGGCGGTGTCGTGTTCGCCGGCGCGCCGGACACCGGTCGAACGGGTGGGCCATGCGGCATCGTGCCCGGGCGGGGTCACCGGAAGTTGGGTGGTCATCAGGTCGATCGAGGAGGCGACGAGATCACCGATGTCGGAATGAGCGGCGTCCGCCGAGACGACGCGGTAGTCGAAGCTCTTGGCGCCGTTGGCGGCGGTGGCGACCAACGCCGAGCAGACGACTTCGTTTCCGGCGGAGATGCCGAGGGACGTTCGCATGTTCACCTCCCTTCAACGGACGGGCGAGGGGCGCGGGACGATTGGAGCGGCGGGGACGGTGGGGCAGTGGTGCGCAACGCTTCGTGACGGTGCTCCGGCGTCTTCATGAGTTCCGCTTCATGAGTTCCGCGCCGTGAGTCCCGCACCGATGCGGGCAGCGCGGCCCGACGGCCGTGGTCCGGTCGTCGCCCATACTGTCACAATCCGTTATGCGAACGTTACAGTTTCGGCGAACCTATGGAAAGTCGGCGGAAGAATTGGCACCGCCCGGCCTTGAGCGCTGGCACTCTCATGTATAGAGTGCTAGTGACGCGGTTGCCCACCACGGCAACCGATGTCGAACGCAGTTGTGACTACTGAGCAGGGGTCCCGGCACCCGCGACGACGGGGCTATGCGCAGGGTCAACCACCGTGACCGAACCCGATGGTCCGGGACAACAGTCCCGGACGACGTATCCCCTGAAAGTGGAGGGCTCAACGTGGCGAGCGTGAACATCAAGCCGCTCGAGGACAAGATCCTCGTCCAGGCCAACGAGGCCGAGACGACGACTGCCTCCGGCCTGGTCATCCCGGACACGGCGAAGGAGAAGCCGCAGGAAGGCACCGTCGTCGCCGTCGGCCCCGGCCGCTGGGACGACGAGGGCGAAAAGCGCATCCCCCTGGATGTTCAGGAGGGCGACACCGTCATCTACAGCAAGTACGGCGGCACCGAGATCAAGTACCAGGGCGAGGAGTACCTGATCCTCTCCGCGCGCGACGTGCTGGCTGTCGTCAGCAAGTGATCGCGCTCGACGTGGTCCCCTCGGGCCCGCGTCACCCGGCCCCGTCCGGGATCGAGTCGTAGCGACGTGCCCCGGTTCCCCCGCAGCGGGGCCGGGGCACCGTCGTTCCAGCCCCCATTCAAGGAAAAGGACTCATGGCAAAGCAGATCGAGTTCGACGAAAAGGCTCGCCGGGCTCTCGAACGCGGCGTCGACAAGCTCGCCGACGCGGTCAAGGTCACCCTCGGCCCGCGCGGTCGTCACGTGGTGCTCGCCAAGGCGTTCGGCGGACCGACCGTCACCAACGACGGTGTGACCATCGCACGTGACATCGACCTCGAGGATCCCTTCGAGAATCTCGGCGCGCAGCTGGTCAAGAGCGTCGCCACCAAGACCAACGACGTCGCCGGTGACGGCACCACCACGGCCACCGTGCTGGCGCAGGCGCTGGTGCGCGGCGGCCTGAAGAACGTCGCCGCGGGCGCCAACCCCATCACCCTGGGTTCCGGCATCGCCAAGGCCACCGATGTGGTCTCCGAGGCACTGCTGGCCGCCGCCACCCCGGTCTCCGGCGAGCAGGCCATCGCCCAGGTCGCCACCGTGTCCTCGCGGGACGAGGAGATCGGCGAGATGGTCGGCAAGGCGCTGAACACTGTCGGCAAGGACGGCGTGGTCACGGTCGAGGAGTCCTCGACGATGCAGACCGAGCTGGTCGTCACCGAGGGCGTGCAGTTCGACAAGGGCTACCTCTCGCCCTACTTCGTCACCGACACCGACACCCAGCAGGCCGTCTACGAGGACGTCTTCGTCCTGCTGCATCGCGAGAAGATCAGCTCGCTGCCCGACCTGCTGCCGCTGCTGGAGAAGATCGCCGAGGCGGGCAAGCCGGTGCTGATCGTCGCCGAGGATGTCGAAGGCGAAGCGCTGTCGACCCTGGTGGTCAACTCCATCCGCAAGACCCTCAAGGCCGTCGCGGTCAAGGCGCCGTTCTTCGGTGACCGCCGCAAGGCGTTCCTCGACGACCTCGCCGTGGTCACCGCGGGCACCGTGATCAACCCGGATCTGGGCATCACGCTGCGCGAGGCGGGCCTGGATGTGCTCGGCCGGGCACGCCGAGTCGTCGTCACCAAGGACGAGACCACGATCATCGACGGTGCGGGCACCGCCGAGGACATCGCCGCCCGCTCCGCGCAGCTGCGCCGCGAGATCGAGGCGACGGATTCGGACTGGGATCGCGAGAAGCTCGAAGAACGCCTGGCCAAGCTGGCGGGTGGCGTCGCGGTGATCAAGGTCGGCGCGGCTACCGAGACCGCGCTCAAGGAGCGCAAGTACCGGGTCGAGGACGCGGTGAGCGCGGCCAAGGCCGCCGTCGACGAGGGCATCGTGCCCGGCGGCGGCACCGCCCTGGTGCAGGCGGCGACCAAGCTGGTCGAGCTGCGGGACTCGCTGTCCGGCGACGAGGCGGTGGGCGTCGAGGTCGTGCGCAAGGCGCTGCAGGCGCCGCTGTTCTGGATCGCCACCAATGCCGGTCTGGACGGCGCGGTCGTGGTCGCCAGAGTCGCCGAGGGCAAGGAAGGTTTCAACGCCGCGACCCTCACCTACGGTGACCTGCTCACCGACGGTGTCGTCGACCCGGTCAAGGTGACCCGTTCCGCCGTGGTGAACGCCGCCTCGGTGGCGCGCATGGTGCTCACCACCGAGAGCGCCATCGTCGACAAGCCCGCCGAGGAGGCCGACGATCACGGCCACCACGGGCACGCCCACTGATTCACCGATCAGGTCGTGAACCCACGGCGCCCCCGGTCGTTTCGACCGGGGGCGCCGTCGTGTGTGCCCTGAAGGACAGCCGAGACCTCCGCCGCGTGGCCGGGTAGCCGCAGACGCCGTGCGCGGACGCCCCTCGGCATCCGACTGGCGCAGGCGATTCCGACGGTCGCGCGCTCGCAGCAGGCTCGGGGCGAGCGCGGGCGTGCGAGACGGCTGAGGGAAATCCGCGACTGCGGAGAAAAGGACGTCGGGAAGAAGTTTCGAGGAGAAAGGTCCCGGCGGAATGAGATGTCAGGAGAGGGAATTCGAGGACGATGTCCGTCGAAGGGCCTCAGTCCGCGGTCGGAGAGTCATCGGCGGCGACGGCCGCGAGAAGGCGCGCCCGCAAGCCGGGCGGAGGGGCGGTGGCGGTCACCTCCGCCAGCGCGGCCAGGGCGTCCTGGGCGCGTAGCACTTCGGCGCGGAATCCCGCTCTGTCGGCGGGATCCTCGTCATCGAGCGCTTCGTGCAAGGCGTGCTGGTCTTCGTCGTCGATCGATCCGAGCGCGACGGCGTGCGCGAGATCGATCCGGGCTTCGGTCAACTCACGTCACCCCCAAACTTTTCTTCAGTCGTGTCAAACCATCCCTGATCCGGGATTTCACGGTCGGCAGCCCGACCCCGAGGTGCGCGGCGACCTCGGCGTAGGTGCGCCCACCGTAGTAGGCCAGCGAGATGGCCTCGCGCTGGGTCTCGGTGAGATCGGCGAGCCCGGCGAGGACGGCGCGCTGTTCGGATCTGCGCTCGACTTCCTCCACCACCTCGTCGAACTCGTTGTCGCCCACCCGCGCCCCGTAGGTGGCTTCCCGCAGGGTGTGGGCCTGTTCGGCGCGGACGCGGTCGACCGCGCGGCGATGGGCGAGTGTCATCAACCAGGTCATGGCGGAGCCGCGAGTGGAATCGAAATTCCCTGCGTTGCGCCATATCTGGAGGTAGACCTCCTGGGTGGTCTCCTCCGCGTACCCGGGATCTTGGAGCACCCGGAGCACCAGACCGAACACGCGTGAGCTCGTTCGGTCGTACAGTTCTGCGAAAGCGTTCTGGTCGCCCTGGCCGCATCGGCGCAACAGCGCGGCTAGTTCGAGGCTTTCGGCTACGCGTGCCGACACCGCAGACTCCACATCTGGTGGGGTGGCTTCTCTTCGGATCGAGTCGCCCTCTGCGGCCGACGGCCGCGTCGTCACAACGCTCCATTCTGTGTCATCAGTCACTACGTTAGCGCGAAGCTATCGCCGGCGCACCCTGTGGGGTGCCGGAACCGTCGGTGGCTCAGCAATTTTGCGGCTATGTTGTGGCAACTCGCGACACGCCGGGCGTGATGCGAGCCGGCGGCCCGGGGGACGCCCATAGTTGTCGGAAACATGGCCCGAGGCCTCGTGCGTCTCGCCCCAGCCTGTCCGGCCCGTCCCGCCCTCGGCCGTGTGGGCTCCGGAGCGTGTGGGTTCGGGAATGCCTCGCTGGAACGAATGCGGGCCCGACCCGGTGTCGGGTCGGTTTCCGCAAGGCATTCGGCGCAGGTGTGGGCAGTGGATGGGTCGCGGTCTGTCAGACGGCCATGCGGCGACGATTGCGCCGGGCGTGCAATTCGCGTTCGGTCTCGGACATACCACCCCAGATGCCGTAGGGCTCACTCACCTTGAGTGCGTGGCTGCGGCACTGCATCAGCACCGGGCAGGCGCGGCAGATCTCCTTGGCGCGCATCTCGCGTGCGGTGCGAGCCCGGCCGCGTTCGCCGTCGGGGTGGAAGAAGACCGCCGAGTCCACGCCGCGGCAGGAACCGCGCATCTGCCAGTCCCAGACGTCGGCGTTCGGTCCGGGGAGGTGGGTCGGCATGGGCATGGTGAACTCCTTGTGATGCGAGCTCGTCAGCGTCGTCGAGCAGTTGTTTTCTGCACAGTCATCGGGTACGGCCCGATCGGCCGTGGCCGTGGGTCTCGCCCCGCCGGGAGGTCGCTGCAATTTCGCGCGGCGCCCGTCGTGGCGATGAGCTACGTTAGGGCCAGCCGTGAATTTCCGTCAATAGTTCGACGCGCCGGCTTTCCGAATAGGAGAAGGTGAAATTTAACCTCCGCACTGTTTACATTCATCCTTCAGTCCGGTAGTACTGGACGGTTGCCCGATAGAACGCCAGTGTGCGATCGCAATGTGATCCCGCGCGTAATCCCTGGTAGGTCATCATTTTCGGGGGCAGATATGAGTTGGTCGGGCTCGAGGTCGGTTCGAGGGCCGGTGTGCTGGAGATCGCCGAAAGCAGGTTGGGCGGTATGTTTCCAGATGGCGTGAACGGGGCGCGCAGGTAAATTGCGGGAAACGGATGTGAATTCGCGGCGGCGTTGGTCGCACTACTCCTCCGGGAGATTTACCGGATAGAAACATGGCGCCCGAGTGGAAATGCTGACTGTTTGCCGAAGGGGTCACGCCGGTTCCGGTCACGGTGGGGGTCCGGCGTGGCGCGGGTTACGCTGCGGCTCGTGTTCGTACCAGTTCCGCTAGCGGATGCTCGATTCGAAATCCTCGTCGACGCGGCGTTCGGGGCCCGTCCGGCCGAGGCCGCTGTCGGGTTGCCGGCCACCACGGACCCCTTCGCGACCTGGCTGCGAGCCGTCGCGCTCGGTGGTCAGGGCCGATACGCGGCGGCCAGGGCGGAACTGACGCGGGTGTTGCGGAGACCTCTCGATCCAGTGTCGTCGTCACTGGCCGCGAGCACGACAGGATCACTGCTGCGTCAACTGGGTTGGCACGCCGCCGCTTCCGGCTGGGACGGCAGGGCCGCCGCGCTGGTGCTGCCCGGGCTCGTCGCCGCGGACCCCGAGTCCGGCGCAGTGATGCCGGACCGGGTGGACGCCGCGTGCGACGCGCTCACCGGCCTGGCCGCCGACGCGCTCGGCCTGGGCCGGCTGGATCTGGCGGCCCGGCTGCTGGAAAGGGCCTGGGCACTGCTCGGCGACGACGAGAGCGTCCGGGTGCGGGCCCGAATCCGCCTGTGCTGGGTCCGCGCCGAGACCGCGCTGGCGGGCGGCGACGCCGTCCGGGCGCTCCCGCACGCCGAAGCCGGGCTGCGACTGGCCGATACGACACCCTCGGTCCGGCATCG
Encoded here:
- the tsaD gene encoding tRNA (adenosine(37)-N6)-threonylcarbamoyltransferase complex transferase subunit TsaD, with translation MIVMGIESSCDETGVGIVRRHPDGSCELLADEVASSVDQHARFGGVVPEIASRAHLEAIVPAMRRALSAAGIVAPDALAVTIGPGLAGALLVGVAAAKAYAAAWDVPFYALNHLGGHVAVDTLEHGPMPPCVALLVSGGHTHLLHVTDLAEPIVELGSTVDDAAGEAFDKVARLLGLGFPGGPALDAAARSGDPRAIAFPRGMTGPRDARHDFSFSGLKTAVARYVEAAQREGITPDRLPIPDIAASFQEAVADVLTMKAVRAAQDVGVDTLVLGGGATANSRIRSLAEERCAAAGITLRVPKPRLCTDNGVMIAALGAHVIAGGAQPSSLTVASDPGLPVSVSQIC
- a CDS encoding Hsp70 family protein, with translation MRTSLGISAGNEVVCSALVATAANGAKSFDYRVVSADAAHSDIGDLVASSIDLMTTQLPVTPPGHDAAWPTRSTGVRRAGEHDTATPAPAQPPTSVAVAYRSKEQAQVIRSAIGRRRELELVPEAKAALIYLRHTGLTDRYDTIALVDLGATGMSVTVAEQADDTVLHSQRTHAISGTAIDELIYHHLVDLHFARRGTRPNRAMLINRGRAAKEHLSVAPAVTIDHVAGRPLKLTRADFEVLIGGLLADTAAYVAAAFARSARAPEAVALVGGGANIPSLAHTLGRKLELPVITVDDPEAVIAKGAALVADAAQPTAAPVGQIGTESSASTFTKVAGVLACAVVVVGLIIGYGIKTLVPTADNEVSPAGTTSSARLPATPTTTATPTLAEPNATRPPTGATAVGPAPGVVPESPTTPQTTTPDAITPDPTGSLVPSTPPTLRPDPNLPPIPFPELLGDLLDQQAPEQGPASQEPERQGPTTPPTITSPAPSTPPQSPARTRFPFPPAESGSAADSSTGEQRIA
- the groES gene encoding co-chaperone GroES is translated as MASVNIKPLEDKILVQANEAETTTASGLVIPDTAKEKPQEGTVVAVGPGRWDDEGEKRIPLDVQEGDTVIYSKYGGTEIKYQGEEYLILSARDVLAVVSK
- the groL gene encoding chaperonin GroEL (60 kDa chaperone family; promotes refolding of misfolded polypeptides especially under stressful conditions; forms two stacked rings of heptamers to form a barrel-shaped 14mer; ends can be capped by GroES; misfolded proteins enter the barrel where they are refolded when GroES binds), which translates into the protein MAKQIEFDEKARRALERGVDKLADAVKVTLGPRGRHVVLAKAFGGPTVTNDGVTIARDIDLEDPFENLGAQLVKSVATKTNDVAGDGTTTATVLAQALVRGGLKNVAAGANPITLGSGIAKATDVVSEALLAAATPVSGEQAIAQVATVSSRDEEIGEMVGKALNTVGKDGVVTVEESSTMQTELVVTEGVQFDKGYLSPYFVTDTDTQQAVYEDVFVLLHREKISSLPDLLPLLEKIAEAGKPVLIVAEDVEGEALSTLVVNSIRKTLKAVAVKAPFFGDRRKAFLDDLAVVTAGTVINPDLGITLREAGLDVLGRARRVVVTKDETTIIDGAGTAEDIAARSAQLRREIEATDSDWDREKLEERLAKLAGGVAVIKVGAATETALKERKYRVEDAVSAAKAAVDEGIVPGGGTALVQAATKLVELRDSLSGDEAVGVEVVRKALQAPLFWIATNAGLDGAVVVARVAEGKEGFNAATLTYGDLLTDGVVDPVKVTRSAVVNAASVARMVLTTESAIVDKPAEEADDHGHHGHAH
- a CDS encoding RskA family anti-sigma factor, which translates into the protein MTEARIDLAHAVALGSIDDEDQHALHEALDDEDPADRAGFRAEVLRAQDALAALAEVTATAPPPGLRARLLAAVAADDSPTAD